A single region of the Gopherus evgoodei ecotype Sinaloan lineage chromosome 3, rGopEvg1_v1.p, whole genome shotgun sequence genome encodes:
- the LOC115649364 gene encoding taste receptor type 2 member 7-like, giving the protein MKKSLAPVVIFNLIISAIEFSAGVLTNGYIVALNCIDWAKSRTLTSYDKIITSLVFSRFCLQFLVTSDNVLSMVYPNIFDRFEILQPSLVFWMFTNQVSLCFASCLSVFYCVKIATFNHSLFSWLKLRLSKLVPWLLLGSILYCLVTSVAFTLFSYSYWVFSHNSTDCVSTNGTISDNKDNLLEFTFLIHSIGSIFPLTVFIASSVLLIISLWRHIRKMNLNSDLNPNFRNPSTDTHVRALKSVVSFFIIYNIYYVASTFSIGNLSYLNAEWETWVVSFISAAYPSVHSIILILGNPKLKLASGKILHSTNCCFKEVTS; this is encoded by the coding sequence ATGAAAAAGTCTTTAGCTCCTGTTGTTATTTTTAATCTGATCATCTCAGCAATAGAATTCTCAGCAGGAGTTCTTACAAATGGATATATTGTTGCCTTAAATTGTATTGACTGGGCCAAAAGCAGAACACTGACTTCCTATGATAAGATCATAACCAGTCTGGTCTTCTCCAGATTTTGCCTACAATTCTTGGTGACATCAGACAATGTTTTATCTATGGTATATCCAAATATCTTTGATAGATTTGAAATACTACAGCCTAGCCTAGTTTTCTGGATGTTCACAAACCAAGTGAGTCTCTGTTTTGCAAGTTGCCTTTCTGTGTTCTACTGTGTGAAGATTGCCACTTTCAACCACTCCCTCTTCAGCTGGTTAAAACTGAGGCTCTCCAAACTGGTGCCATGGCTGCTTTTGGGCTCTATTCTGTACTGCTTGGTTACTTCCGTTGCTTTTACATTGTTCAGTTATTCCTACTGGGTATTTTCTCACAACTCCACAGATTGTGTATCAACAAATGGCACAATATCAGACAATAAAGATAACCTTTTGGAGTTCACTTTTCTGATACACAGCATTGGATCTATTTTCCCCCTTACTGTATTTATTGCTTCATCTGTTCTGTTAATCATATCCCTTTGGAGACACATCAGGAAAATGAACCTTAATTCAGACCTTAATCCAAATTTCAGGAACCCCAGCACGGACACTCATGTGCGTGCTCTTAAATCTGTGGTGTCCTTTTTCATCATCTACAATATTTATTATGTGGCTTCAACATTCTCAATAGGAAACCTATCCTATTTGAATGCCGAATGGGAAACTTGGGTGGTTTCATTTATTAGTGCTGCTTACCCTTCTGTACACTCCATTATCTTGATTCTGGGCAACCCAAAATTAAAACTGGCTTCAGGAAAAATTCTGCATTCTACCAATTGCTGTTTCAAAGAGGTTACTTCATAA